The proteins below are encoded in one region of Fimbriimonadaceae bacterium:
- a CDS encoding aspartate kinase, with protein MKIVVMKFGGTSVKTREARSAAALRVLSAREQGFHPVVVVSAIGRRGEPYATDTLVQLLRDVDATVEPEPREMDLLMSCGEILSSVVFSHTLTALGQPAISLRGGQAGIRTDGVYGNARILGVNPIGIHEALRRGLTPVVCGFQGVWTQGGLPGAELTTLGRGGSDTTAAALGAGLRADRVEIFTDVDGVKTADPDFVPEAPTLRKVTYDEVAEIAHLGAKVLHPRAAEIAMRFAIPLWVKNTFSEDEGTEIVPRERFPGRRVTGVTHSGKLVHVQTSLSDLVPEHRRLFAEKLYDILARHMINLFMIDLSPGSIGFAVPREQFADFRSVCDGLVIPLVDKETAIYVLQVGTNPSHGVQSQMELLRGFGRQTTVRMHIEEGCTMVSLVGHDYMQQPGVFLRVLTTLQGEQIPVLQTSDSDFSISCLIPESELRKAVTTLHDSFGLKEAR; from the coding sequence ATGAAAATCGTCGTGATGAAGTTCGGCGGGACGAGCGTCAAGACGCGCGAGGCGCGTTCCGCCGCCGCCCTCCGGGTCCTTTCTGCCCGCGAGCAAGGGTTCCATCCGGTGGTGGTCGTGAGTGCGATCGGCCGACGGGGCGAGCCGTACGCGACCGACACCCTTGTCCAGCTCCTGCGCGATGTGGACGCGACCGTGGAGCCGGAGCCGCGCGAAATGGACCTCCTGATGAGCTGTGGCGAGATCCTTTCGAGCGTCGTCTTCTCGCATACCCTGACCGCCCTCGGCCAGCCTGCGATTTCTCTGCGCGGTGGCCAGGCCGGCATCCGCACCGACGGGGTTTATGGGAACGCGCGCATCCTGGGCGTAAACCCGATCGGCATCCACGAGGCCCTCCGCCGAGGGCTGACCCCGGTGGTGTGCGGCTTCCAAGGCGTCTGGACGCAGGGTGGGCTGCCCGGGGCCGAGCTCACGACGTTGGGCCGGGGCGGGTCGGACACGACGGCGGCGGCGCTTGGCGCGGGGCTCAGAGCCGACCGCGTGGAAATCTTTACGGACGTCGACGGCGTCAAGACGGCCGACCCTGACTTCGTGCCGGAGGCGCCGACCCTGCGGAAGGTCACCTATGACGAGGTGGCGGAGATCGCCCACCTGGGCGCGAAAGTCCTGCACCCAAGGGCAGCGGAGATCGCCATGCGGTTCGCCATCCCGCTCTGGGTGAAGAACACCTTTAGCGAGGACGAAGGGACGGAGATCGTGCCGCGCGAGCGCTTCCCGGGACGCCGGGTGACAGGGGTCACCCACTCCGGCAAGCTGGTCCACGTTCAGACCAGCCTCTCTGACCTGGTGCCCGAACACCGACGGCTCTTCGCGGAAAAGCTGTACGACATCCTCGCCCGGCACATGATAAACCTCTTCATGATCGACCTGAGCCCGGGCAGCATCGGCTTCGCCGTTCCCCGAGAACAGTTCGCCGACTTCAGGAGCGTTTGCGATGGACTTGTCATTCCTTTGGTGGACAAAGAAACTGCAATCTATGTGCTCCAGGTAGGCACGAATCCTAGCCACGGTGTGCAGAGCCAAATGGAACTTTTGCGCGGCTTTGGTCGACAAACGACCGTGCGGATGCACATCGAGGAAGGTTGTACTATGGTCTCACTGGTCGGGCATGATTACATGCAGCAACCGGGGGTCTTCCTTCGGGTCCTCACCACCTTGCAGGGCGAGCAGATTCCCGTGCTTCAAACTTCGGACAGCGACTTCTCGATTAGTTGCCTGATCCCGGAGTCGGAGTTGAGGAAGGCGGTGACAACATTGCACGATTCCTTCGGGCTTAAGGAGGCGCGGTGA
- a CDS encoding NAD-dependent epimerase/dehydratase family protein: MAGKVLVTGAGGFIGGHLVDYLHKEHGAEHVVAVDKKPFDEWYQVHPYAENKILDLQELPACQESVQGVETVYNLAADMGGMGFIENNKALCMISVLINTHMLMAAKDAGVQNFFYSSSACVYAADKQTTVDNPGLKEEDAYPAMAEDGYGWEKLFSERMCRHFREDFGLRTRVARFHNVYGPWGTYDGGREKAPAAMCRKVIQAKLSGDHSIEIWGDGQQTRSFMYIDDCTYGCWRIMTSDILEPINLGSAEMVSINQLVDMVEDIAGIKLDRRYNLDAPKGVRGRSSDNTLIKQLMGWEPSISLRTGMEKTYAWIYDQMTSKVPA; this comes from the coding sequence ATGGCCGGAAAAGTTCTGGTGACTGGGGCAGGCGGTTTTATCGGCGGTCACCTGGTCGACTACCTTCATAAAGAGCACGGCGCAGAGCACGTCGTCGCCGTGGACAAGAAGCCGTTCGACGAGTGGTACCAGGTTCACCCGTACGCCGAGAACAAGATCCTCGACCTCCAAGAGTTGCCGGCTTGCCAAGAGTCGGTCCAGGGCGTCGAAACGGTCTACAACCTCGCGGCCGATATGGGCGGCATGGGCTTCATCGAGAACAACAAGGCCCTCTGCATGATCAGCGTGCTGATCAACACCCACATGCTGATGGCCGCCAAGGACGCTGGCGTCCAGAACTTCTTCTACAGCTCTTCGGCCTGCGTCTATGCCGCGGACAAGCAGACCACCGTCGACAACCCCGGTTTGAAGGAAGAAGACGCCTACCCGGCGATGGCCGAGGACGGCTACGGTTGGGAGAAGCTTTTTAGTGAGCGGATGTGCCGCCACTTCCGCGAGGACTTCGGCCTGCGCACCCGCGTGGCCCGGTTCCACAACGTCTACGGCCCTTGGGGCACCTATGACGGCGGCCGCGAGAAAGCCCCCGCCGCAATGTGCCGCAAGGTCATCCAGGCCAAGCTTTCCGGTGACCACAGCATCGAGATCTGGGGCGACGGGCAACAGACCCGCAGCTTCATGTACATCGACGATTGCACCTACGGCTGCTGGCGGATCATGACCAGCGACATCCTTGAGCCGATCAATCTGGGCAGCGCCGAGATGGTCTCGATCAACCAACTCGTCGACATGGTCGAGGACATCGCCGGGATCAAGCTGGACCGCCGGTACAACCTCGACGCGCCGAAGGGCGTTCGGGGCCGCAGCAGCGACAACACCCTGATCAAGCAACTCATGGGCTGGGAGCCCTCCATCTCGCTCCGCACGGGAATGGAGAAGACCTACGCCTGGATCTATGACCAGATGACTTCTAAAGTCCCGGCATAG
- a CDS encoding aldo/keto reductase family protein, with protein MHYRRLGRSGVRVSEVALGGWLTQGRTLDSSATAAIVRHAFELGVNFFDTADVYNLGEAEKALGHAVKDLRRRNLFIATKCYFPMSEAPNDRGLSRKHIVESCNDSLKRLGLDYIDLYQFHRHDPESPIEEVVRAVDDLVRQGKVLYWGVSMWPAGAIVDACRVAESWRCTLPVSNQPVYNLLQREIESAVISASEQAGVGQVVFSPLAQGILTGKYRPGQPPPAGSRGADDSSNQFMSRFLEDAELERIQALGPIIEEAGCTWAQFALAWCLRQQNVSSVIVGASRPEQLDDNVAASGLAIDPELFKRAEACVA; from the coding sequence GTGCATTATCGTCGTCTCGGTCGTTCGGGGGTGCGCGTCAGTGAGGTTGCCCTTGGCGGCTGGCTCACCCAGGGCCGCACTTTAGACTCGTCGGCCACGGCCGCCATCGTCAGACACGCGTTTGAACTGGGGGTCAACTTCTTCGATACGGCCGACGTTTACAACCTCGGCGAGGCGGAGAAAGCGCTCGGGCACGCGGTCAAAGACCTGCGACGACGAAACCTCTTCATCGCGACGAAGTGCTACTTCCCGATGAGCGAAGCCCCGAACGACCGGGGCCTGAGCCGAAAGCACATCGTCGAGTCCTGCAACGATTCGCTCAAGCGGCTCGGGCTGGACTACATAGACCTCTACCAGTTCCACCGCCACGACCCGGAATCGCCGATCGAGGAAGTCGTTCGTGCAGTGGACGACCTTGTGCGCCAGGGGAAGGTGCTCTACTGGGGCGTCAGCATGTGGCCGGCGGGCGCGATCGTCGACGCGTGCCGTGTCGCCGAGTCCTGGCGGTGCACCCTTCCCGTGAGCAACCAGCCGGTTTACAACCTCCTCCAGCGCGAGATCGAGAGCGCGGTGATCTCCGCGAGCGAGCAGGCGGGCGTCGGCCAGGTCGTGTTCTCTCCGCTGGCGCAGGGCATCCTCACGGGCAAATACAGGCCGGGCCAACCGCCGCCCGCCGGCAGCCGCGGAGCGGACGACTCATCGAACCAGTTCATGTCAAGGTTCTTGGAAGACGCGGAGTTGGAGCGCATCCAGGCACTTGGGCCGATCATCGAGGAGGCCGGTTGCACTTGGGCCCAGTTCGCACTCGCCTGGTGCCTGCGCCAACAGAACGTGAGCAGCGTCATCGTCGGCGCGAGCCGCCCCGAGCAACTGGACGACAATGTCGCCGCCTCGGGCCTAGCCATAGACCCCGAACTCTTCAAGCGGGCGGAGGCGTGCGTAGCGTGA
- a CDS encoding glycosyltransferase family 4 protein — MRILVHDFSGHPFQVELSRSLARRGHETVHAFSSSFLTPKGALARREDDPAMFQSFPITLPGGFDKTDMRKRRQADIEHGRRAVAKIEEMRPDIVLCANTPLDALVPMQKATHRVGGKFVFWVQDLIGEAVKRLLGAKIPVVGGLVGDYYINMEKTALRKSDAVVVISEDFRPFIPAEPSRVHVIENWAPLADMPVRDRKNPWGAKHGLADTTNVLYSGTLGMKHNPELLIQLALRAQEQPDVRVIVVSEGASVEFLKKRIGETGLKNVVLLPFQPFEDMPDMLGTADVLVAILEPDAGVFSVPSKVLTYLCAARALLLAVPPENLAARIVKENNAGFVVSPLDQDGFVAASQELLSDRAGREAKGLNARAYAERTFDIERITDLFEKVLTPLSPSSARF; from the coding sequence ATGCGAATCCTCGTCCACGATTTCTCCGGGCACCCGTTCCAGGTGGAACTGAGCCGATCCCTCGCCCGCCGCGGGCACGAGACCGTCCATGCGTTCTCCAGCTCGTTCCTCACGCCAAAAGGGGCGCTTGCCCGCCGCGAGGACGACCCAGCCATGTTCCAAAGCTTTCCCATCACCCTGCCCGGCGGCTTCGACAAGACGGACATGAGGAAGCGTCGCCAGGCCGACATCGAGCACGGACGAAGGGCCGTGGCCAAGATCGAGGAGATGCGGCCCGACATTGTTCTCTGTGCGAACACCCCTCTCGACGCGCTTGTCCCGATGCAGAAGGCCACCCACCGCGTCGGGGGCAAGTTCGTCTTCTGGGTGCAAGACCTAATCGGCGAAGCGGTGAAGCGTCTGCTCGGCGCGAAGATCCCGGTCGTCGGGGGCCTCGTAGGGGACTACTACATCAACATGGAGAAGACCGCCCTGCGGAAGAGCGACGCGGTCGTCGTGATCTCCGAAGACTTCCGCCCGTTCATCCCGGCCGAGCCATCGCGCGTCCATGTGATTGAGAACTGGGCGCCTTTGGCCGATATGCCCGTCCGCGACCGGAAGAACCCCTGGGGCGCCAAGCACGGCCTTGCGGACACGACGAACGTGCTCTATAGCGGCACGCTCGGCATGAAGCACAACCCCGAACTTCTCATCCAGCTTGCGCTGCGGGCGCAAGAGCAGCCGGACGTGCGGGTGATCGTTGTTTCCGAGGGGGCGAGCGTGGAGTTTCTAAAGAAGCGCATCGGGGAGACCGGACTGAAGAACGTGGTCTTGCTGCCTTTCCAGCCCTTCGAGGACATGCCGGACATGCTGGGGACCGCCGACGTGTTGGTCGCGATCCTGGAGCCGGACGCGGGGGTCTTTTCGGTGCCTTCGAAAGTCTTGACCTACCTCTGCGCCGCCCGCGCGCTCCTGCTGGCGGTGCCGCCCGAGAACCTTGCCGCGAGGATCGTTAAGGAGAACAATGCCGGATTCGTCGTCAGTCCCCTGGACCAAGATGGCTTCGTCGCAGCCTCGCAGGAGCTGCTCTCGGACCGCGCGGGGCGCGAGGCAAAGGGCTTGAACGCCCGTGCCTATGCCGAACGAACGTTCGACATCGAACGGATCACGGACCTGTTCGAGAAGGTGCTCACACCGTTGTCTCCTTCCAGCGCCCGATTCTGA
- the folP gene encoding dihydropteroate synthase — protein MYQLPPDRPAIMGILNVTPDSFSDGGNYLSPRDAVCRAETMVEEGAEIIDVGGESTRPGADPVPLDEELRRVVPVVEELSSRGYVVSIDTSKPAVAARCLEAGAKVVNDVTALRNADMVDVCREWGCPAILMHMQGEPRTMQESPSYQDVVTEVGEFLGSRARAVIESGLKEEQIWIDPGFGFGKTYEHNLQLMRGLDWLSKKGYPLVVGLSRKRWIGTATGQEAHHDRLWGTLAAQVLAVAAGARVVRCHDVAPAVHALRLVNEVLAPVKDRQQAHSA, from the coding sequence ATGTACCAGTTGCCCCCGGACCGGCCCGCAATCATGGGCATCCTCAACGTGACCCCGGACAGCTTCAGCGACGGGGGCAACTATTTGTCCCCTCGCGACGCCGTCTGCCGCGCAGAAACCATGGTCGAGGAGGGGGCGGAGATCATCGATGTCGGCGGAGAATCGACGCGGCCCGGGGCCGATCCCGTCCCCCTGGACGAAGAATTGCGGCGCGTCGTGCCCGTGGTCGAGGAACTGTCGAGCCGGGGCTATGTCGTTTCGATCGACACCTCCAAGCCCGCGGTGGCGGCCCGTTGCCTGGAAGCCGGCGCGAAGGTCGTCAACGACGTGACAGCCCTCCGGAACGCGGATATGGTGGACGTGTGCCGCGAGTGGGGTTGCCCGGCCATCCTCATGCATATGCAAGGCGAGCCTCGGACCATGCAGGAGTCGCCCTCCTATCAAGATGTGGTCACGGAGGTCGGCGAGTTCTTGGGCAGCCGGGCTCGGGCCGTGATCGAGAGCGGGCTGAAGGAAGAGCAGATCTGGATCGACCCCGGGTTTGGGTTCGGCAAGACTTATGAGCACAACCTCCAACTGATGCGGGGCCTGGACTGGCTCTCTAAGAAGGGCTATCCGCTGGTCGTTGGCCTGAGCCGTAAGCGGTGGATCGGAACGGCGACAGGGCAGGAAGCCCACCACGACCGGTTATGGGGCACGCTGGCCGCCCAAGTCCTGGCCGTGGCGGCCGGGGCACGGGTCGTGCGTTGCCATGATGTTGCGCCAGCGGTCCATGCCCTGCGGCTCGTGAACGAAGTTTTAGCCCCCGTGAAGGATCGCCAGCAGGCCCATTCCGCATAA